A part of Cystobacter ferrugineus genomic DNA contains:
- a CDS encoding 3-deoxy-7-phosphoheptulonate synthase: MTSRTENLNVVGIDRMATPAEMKERVPMTERAAESVLAGRRALVDILERRDPRLFVIVGPCSIHDPVAGMDYARRLLALSAEVRETLCVVMRVYFEKPRTTTGWKGFINDPRMDDSFHIEEGMERGRRFLRDVAELGLPAATEALDPIAPQYYGDLVSWTAIGARTVESQTHREMASGLSTPVGFKNGTDGSLESAVNGILSASHPHSFLGLNENGVSAIIRTRGNAHGHLVLRGGGGRPNYDTVSITLAEQALTKAKLPCNLVVDCSHANSSKKPELQPLVMRDVVHQVREGNRSIMGLMIESFIEAGNQPIPADLSKLRYGCSVTDACVDWKTTETMLRQAHEILRGVLPTRRAA; the protein is encoded by the coding sequence ATGACCTCCCGCACCGAAAACCTCAATGTCGTCGGCATCGACCGCATGGCCACTCCCGCCGAGATGAAGGAGCGGGTCCCCATGACGGAGCGAGCGGCCGAGTCCGTCCTCGCCGGCCGCCGCGCCTTGGTGGACATCCTGGAGCGCAGGGATCCGCGCCTGTTCGTCATCGTGGGCCCCTGCTCCATCCACGATCCCGTGGCGGGAATGGACTACGCGCGCCGCCTGCTCGCCCTCTCCGCGGAGGTGCGCGAGACGTTGTGCGTGGTGATGCGGGTGTACTTCGAGAAGCCGCGCACCACGACGGGCTGGAAGGGCTTCATCAATGATCCGCGCATGGACGACTCCTTCCACATCGAGGAAGGCATGGAGCGCGGCCGCCGCTTCCTGAGGGACGTGGCCGAGCTGGGGTTGCCCGCCGCCACCGAGGCGCTCGATCCCATCGCGCCGCAGTACTACGGCGACCTGGTGTCCTGGACGGCCATCGGCGCGCGCACCGTGGAGTCGCAGACCCACCGGGAGATGGCCTCGGGCCTGTCGACGCCGGTGGGCTTCAAGAACGGCACGGACGGCTCGCTGGAATCGGCCGTCAACGGCATCCTCTCCGCCTCGCACCCGCACAGCTTCCTGGGGCTGAACGAGAACGGGGTGTCGGCCATCATCCGCACCCGGGGCAATGCCCACGGACACCTGGTGCTGCGCGGCGGTGGCGGACGGCCCAACTACGACACGGTGTCCATCACCCTCGCCGAGCAGGCGCTCACCAAGGCGAAGCTGCCGTGCAACCTCGTCGTGGACTGCTCGCACGCCAACTCCAGCAAGAAGCCCGAGCTGCAGCCGCTCGTCATGCGCGACGTGGTGCACCAGGTGCGCGAGGGCAACCGCTCGATCATGGGCCTGATGATCGAGAGCTTCATCGAGGCGGGCAACCAGCCCATCCCCGCCGATCTGTCCAAGCTGCGCTATGGCTGCTCGGTGACGGACGCGTGCGTGGACTGGAAAACCACCGAGACCATGCTGCGCCAGGCCCATGAAATCCTGCGCGGCGTGCTCCCCACGCGCCGCGCGGCGTGA
- a CDS encoding type VI secretion system contractile sheath large subunit has protein sequence MSGNRVRWLVAGAFHPSPTGRRFPLTEQSFAEELRRATTGLRVTVPDRIGSGDTSTHTLSFGSLDAFGMSALIASLPELRALGALREAISGTRPLASEEAAQLRASLGEGRLTEALARARSSRSASLALVEEALFTTARELLQHPLVARLESAWRGLHWLWTQCPASAGMDLEVLDVGPEALVDTLAASLEGPALQRPDACFLLDVGEDPATPGKLAALGEQAWLPLVMAAPVSLGGAGLAGAQDFRPPDAWSRLRADESSRWLCAALNPVVMRAERHGEVHGECLASPVLGVAALLAASFRDTHTFARLVGPGSSVRAPAVWRPQEGRGPVATEACLSLREQQRLASRGVAGVSGWWDSRDVNLAAAPTVYGGRDAAPLPAQLLTGRIVRLAQELTERLPPQASPQAISEVCARAASAFLPAGPGRRCELHGQVVSLGRGERGLHVRAALPPELAGTRVELELTLPLRG, from the coding sequence ATGTCCGGCAACCGCGTGCGCTGGCTCGTCGCCGGCGCCTTCCATCCCTCGCCCACGGGGCGGCGCTTCCCGCTCACCGAGCAGTCCTTCGCCGAGGAGCTCCGGCGCGCCACCACGGGCCTGCGCGTCACCGTGCCGGACCGCATCGGCTCGGGCGACACGAGCACCCACACGCTGTCCTTCGGCTCGCTGGACGCCTTCGGGATGTCCGCGCTCATCGCCTCCCTGCCGGAGCTGCGTGCCCTGGGTGCCCTGCGCGAGGCGATCTCGGGCACGCGTCCCCTCGCGTCCGAGGAGGCCGCCCAGCTCCGGGCCTCGCTGGGCGAGGGCCGCCTGACCGAGGCATTGGCGCGCGCCCGCTCCTCCCGCTCCGCCTCGCTCGCCCTCGTCGAGGAGGCCCTGTTCACCACCGCCCGGGAGCTGCTCCAACATCCGCTCGTGGCCCGGCTGGAGTCCGCCTGGCGTGGGCTGCACTGGCTGTGGACGCAGTGCCCCGCCTCCGCGGGCATGGACCTCGAGGTGCTCGACGTCGGGCCCGAGGCGCTCGTGGACACCCTCGCCGCGAGCCTCGAAGGGCCCGCGCTCCAGCGTCCCGATGCCTGCTTCCTGCTGGACGTGGGCGAGGACCCGGCCACCCCGGGTAAGCTCGCCGCCCTGGGAGAGCAGGCCTGGCTCCCCCTCGTCATGGCGGCCCCCGTGTCCCTGGGTGGTGCCGGGCTCGCGGGCGCCCAGGACTTCCGTCCCCCGGACGCGTGGAGCCGGCTGCGTGCCGATGAGTCCTCGCGCTGGCTGTGCGCCGCGCTCAACCCGGTGGTGATGCGCGCCGAGCGGCACGGAGAGGTGCATGGCGAGTGTCTCGCCAGTCCCGTACTGGGCGTGGCGGCGCTGCTGGCGGCGAGCTTCCGAGACACCCATACCTTCGCGCGGCTCGTGGGTCCGGGCAGCTCGGTGCGTGCGCCCGCGGTGTGGCGGCCCCAGGAGGGACGGGGCCCGGTGGCGACCGAGGCGTGCCTCTCCCTCCGGGAGCAGCAGCGGCTGGCCTCGCGGGGCGTCGCGGGGGTGAGTGGGTGGTGGGACTCGCGGGACGTGAACCTGGCGGCGGCGCCCACCGTGTACGGAGGCCGGGACGCGGCGCCCCTCCCCGCGCAACTGCTCACCGGCCGCATCGTCCGCCTCGCGCAGGAGCTGACCGAGCGGCTGCCCCCCCAGGCCAGTCCCCAGGCCATCTCGGAGGTGTGTGCCCGCGCGGCGAGCGCGTTCCTTCCCGCGGGCCCGGGCCGCCGCTGCGAGTTGCACGGGCAGGTGGTCTCCCTGGGCCGGGGCGAGCGGGGTCTGCACGTGCGCGCCGCGCTTCCCCCGGAGCTGGCCGGCACCCGCGTCGAGCTCGAGCTCACCCTGCCCTTGCGCGGTTGA
- a CDS encoding DUF2891 domain-containing protein — protein MQSSFLLALLVTTLSTQAPAPPDFGDEAAARFAELALACVHREYPNKIAHVMSGDADARPPRELTPAFYGCYDWHSSVHGHWLLVRLARLHPKAPFAARAREAVARSLTPENIAAEVRYLSAPGRVSFERPYGLAWLLQLAAELREWEDPQARAWSTALEPLEAHAAGRLREWLPKLSRPIRVGEHDQTAFAFGLVLDWARRAGDEAMVKLLTERVETFYGKDVRGPLTYEPSGHDFLSPCLAEADLMRRVLSPARFATWLSGFLPEIPSKGGTSWLEPAVVTDPGDPKLAHLDGLNLSRAWMLEGILSGLPPQDKRRRSLEETARRHREAGLRSVTGAHYEGGHWLGSFAVYLVTGRGLPRP, from the coding sequence ATGCAGTCCTCCTTCCTCCTGGCCCTCCTCGTGACCACGCTCAGCACCCAGGCTCCCGCTCCCCCGGACTTCGGCGACGAGGCCGCGGCGCGTTTCGCGGAGCTCGCGCTCGCCTGTGTCCATCGCGAGTACCCGAACAAGATCGCCCACGTGATGAGCGGCGACGCGGACGCGCGCCCGCCTCGCGAGCTCACCCCCGCCTTCTACGGGTGCTACGACTGGCACTCCTCGGTGCATGGGCACTGGCTGCTCGTGCGCCTGGCCCGGCTCCATCCCAAGGCGCCCTTCGCCGCGCGGGCCCGGGAGGCGGTGGCCCGGAGCCTGACGCCCGAGAACATCGCGGCCGAGGTGCGCTACCTGAGCGCCCCGGGCCGGGTGTCCTTCGAGCGGCCTTATGGGCTCGCCTGGCTGCTCCAGTTGGCGGCGGAGCTGCGCGAGTGGGAGGATCCCCAGGCCCGCGCGTGGTCCACCGCGCTCGAGCCCCTGGAGGCACATGCGGCCGGGCGCTTGCGCGAGTGGTTGCCCAAGCTGTCGCGGCCCATCCGCGTGGGTGAGCATGATCAGACGGCCTTCGCCTTCGGGCTCGTGCTGGATTGGGCCCGGCGCGCCGGGGATGAGGCGATGGTGAAGCTGCTCACCGAGCGCGTGGAGACGTTCTACGGCAAGGATGTCCGGGGCCCGCTCACCTATGAGCCCTCGGGGCATGACTTCCTCTCCCCCTGTCTGGCCGAGGCGGACCTGATGCGGCGCGTGCTGTCCCCGGCGCGCTTCGCCACCTGGCTGAGCGGCTTCCTGCCCGAGATTCCCTCCAAGGGAGGCACGTCCTGGCTGGAGCCCGCCGTGGTGACGGACCCGGGCGATCCGAAGCTCGCGCACCTGGATGGTCTGAACCTGAGCCGGGCGTGGATGCTGGAAGGCATCCTCTCGGGCCTGCCCCCCCAGGACAAACGGCGCCGCTCCCTGGAGGAGACGGCGAGGCGCCACCGGGAGGCGGGACTCCGATCGGTGACGGGGGCTCACTATGAGGGGGGGCACTGGCTGGGCAGCTTCGCGGTGTACCTGGTGACCGGCAGGGGCCTGCCCCGGCCCTGA
- a CDS encoding DUF3592 domain-containing protein, with amino-acid sequence MQLAIPQAPRRVSLIRVPGALARLGRVLLGGLSLMAALGAGAALLGRFVVEEQGFVARAEPLDGQLVTMTLPPLDERDGTEARLEVLYNVGPMSYSASGVRARVEDVEGLGRGARIPLLVDPQVPDKPREERHVRARARALGLVPWGVALGALGALGLFAWELKRTLRAELEPLRKGMLVWLTPDTALPESRREAVFPATYWKQDKKHAVRARLRGGRAPVRNGDKVLAAVLSSLPGEARVIDEELARTLEWVR; translated from the coding sequence ATGCAACTCGCCATTCCTCAAGCACCCCGGCGCGTCTCGCTCATCCGGGTCCCTGGTGCCCTCGCCCGACTTGGCCGGGTGTTGCTCGGGGGTCTCTCGCTGATGGCGGCCCTCGGGGCGGGAGCGGCGCTGCTCGGCCGCTTCGTCGTGGAAGAGCAGGGCTTTGTCGCGCGCGCCGAGCCGTTGGATGGTCAACTGGTCACCATGACCTTGCCCCCGCTGGACGAGCGCGACGGCACCGAGGCACGCCTGGAGGTGCTCTATAATGTAGGGCCCATGAGCTACTCGGCCAGTGGCGTGCGCGCGCGCGTCGAGGATGTCGAGGGCCTGGGCCGAGGTGCCCGTATTCCCCTGCTGGTGGATCCCCAGGTGCCAGACAAGCCCCGGGAGGAGCGCCACGTGCGCGCCCGGGCGCGGGCGCTCGGGCTCGTCCCCTGGGGTGTGGCGCTCGGAGCGCTCGGGGCCCTGGGCCTCTTCGCCTGGGAACTCAAACGGACGCTGCGCGCGGAGCTGGAACCGCTGCGCAAGGGCATGCTGGTGTGGCTGACGCCGGACACGGCCCTGCCCGAGTCCCGCCGGGAAGCCGTCTTCCCCGCCACCTACTGGAAGCAGGACAAGAAGCACGCGGTGCGCGCGCGCCTGCGGGGCGGCCGCGCCCCGGTGCGCAACGGAGACAAGGTGCTGGCGGCGGTGCTGTCCTCCCTGCCCGGAGAGGCCCGGGTCAT
- a CDS encoding ATP-binding protein, producing MPGVENSWLTPGGRLLRRLDVFLSEPLRQASLEDLGRYRLLILIALCLVLLNGLSLLLLPWSPHPWVQGPVSFVTFGVNVLALVRLRRPYSPEKTALLVCATLALALVFISSVPDLPYSASHAMTMLLPAVSVYLVGARLGFFLTLPVCLVLGVLHPVRYTLLGSMPRQELVHLWILDVSAALFMLCIWAVSWMHASALNQARIAREQMLRMQHESEHKLRTLVENTDDLVCSLDAKGRIIVANSAMRDYCRDRHGWQALPGEPLLSPDAQNRRQVEHILQQVLQGQSVRIEDGSLDSNPPKVLDLSFKPVLGEEGQTIGVTLFGRDVTERREAEHKLTEMHRSLVDVSRQAGMAEVVTGLLHNVGNTLNSINVSVHLVTERIRASRVGSMVRAAELIHTHREALGRFLEQDPRGQQLPSYMLALSRQLVEEQQALLAEQRTLTDALDHVKSIIGMQQEHARVSAPVELVKVSQLIDDALRLHAVSFQRSGIDIRREYEPIPPILLDRHKLLQILLNLLSNARHALLDSERDDKRIIIRLTALPDDRVRIQVIDNGQGISPEHLTRMFTQGFTTKKDGHGFGLHISALAAIEMAGTLSCESEGPGLGATFTIDLPMQGERPG from the coding sequence ATGCCCGGGGTAGAGAACTCCTGGCTGACGCCGGGGGGACGGTTGCTCCGCCGGTTGGACGTCTTTCTTTCCGAGCCCCTGCGGCAGGCGTCCCTGGAGGATCTCGGCCGCTACCGGCTGCTCATCCTCATCGCGCTCTGCCTGGTCCTGCTCAATGGCTTGAGCCTGCTCTTGCTGCCCTGGAGCCCCCATCCCTGGGTGCAGGGTCCGGTTTCATTCGTCACCTTTGGCGTGAACGTGTTGGCGCTGGTGCGCTTGCGCCGCCCGTACTCGCCCGAGAAGACGGCGCTCCTGGTCTGCGCGACCCTGGCCTTGGCCCTCGTGTTCATCAGCTCCGTCCCGGACCTGCCCTACTCGGCCTCGCATGCGATGACCATGCTGCTGCCCGCGGTGTCCGTCTATCTGGTGGGCGCGCGCCTGGGCTTCTTCCTCACGCTCCCCGTCTGTCTGGTCCTGGGCGTGCTCCACCCGGTGCGCTACACGCTGCTCGGGAGCATGCCTCGGCAGGAGCTCGTCCATTTATGGATATTGGACGTGTCCGCCGCCCTCTTCATGCTGTGCATCTGGGCGGTGAGCTGGATGCATGCCTCCGCGCTGAACCAGGCACGCATCGCCCGGGAGCAGATGCTGCGCATGCAACATGAGAGCGAGCACAAGCTGCGCACGCTCGTCGAGAACACCGACGACCTGGTGTGCTCGCTGGACGCGAAGGGCCGGATCATCGTCGCCAACTCGGCGATGCGCGACTACTGCCGCGACCGCCATGGATGGCAGGCGCTTCCCGGCGAGCCCCTGCTCTCCCCCGACGCCCAGAACCGGCGGCAGGTGGAGCACATCCTCCAGCAGGTGCTGCAGGGACAGTCCGTGAGGATCGAGGACGGCTCGCTCGACAGCAACCCGCCGAAGGTGCTGGATCTATCCTTCAAGCCCGTCCTCGGCGAGGAGGGACAGACGATCGGAGTGACCCTCTTCGGCCGGGACGTCACCGAGCGCCGCGAGGCCGAGCACAAGCTCACCGAGATGCACCGCTCCCTGGTGGATGTCTCCCGCCAGGCGGGCATGGCCGAGGTGGTCACCGGGCTGTTGCACAACGTGGGCAACACCCTCAACAGCATCAATGTCTCGGTGCACCTCGTCACCGAGCGCATCCGCGCCTCGCGTGTGGGCAGCATGGTGCGCGCCGCGGAGCTCATCCACACGCACCGCGAGGCGCTGGGCAGGTTCCTCGAGCAGGATCCCCGGGGTCAGCAGCTTCCTTCCTACATGCTCGCCCTCTCCCGGCAGCTCGTCGAGGAGCAGCAGGCACTGCTGGCCGAGCAGCGCACCCTCACCGACGCGCTGGATCACGTCAAATCCATCATCGGCATGCAGCAGGAGCACGCGCGCGTGTCCGCGCCGGTGGAGCTGGTGAAGGTGTCCCAGCTCATCGACGATGCCTTGCGGCTGCACGCCGTGTCCTTCCAGCGCTCGGGCATCGACATCCGCCGCGAGTACGAGCCGATTCCGCCCATCCTGCTCGACCGGCACAAGCTGCTGCAGATCCTGCTCAACCTGCTCAGCAACGCCCGCCATGCGCTGCTCGACAGTGAGCGGGACGACAAGCGCATCATCATCCGCCTGACGGCCCTGCCCGATGATCGGGTGAGGATCCAGGTGATCGACAACGGCCAGGGCATCTCGCCGGAGCACCTGACGCGCATGTTCACCCAGGGCTTCACCACCAAGAAGGACGGGCATGGCTTCGGCCTGCACATCAGCGCCCTGGCCGCCATCGAGATGGCGGGCACCCTCTCCTGCGAGAGCGAGGGACCGGGCCTGGGCGCCACCTTCACCATCGATCTGCCCATGCAGGGCGAGCGCCCGGGGTAG
- the mltG gene encoding endolytic transglycosylase MltG → MKRLLWVLFGVVILGVVAAGGAWVWVQREVQRAAAPPGAPTVEFVVSKGTTGRGLGRQLVSAKLINDGRMWRWFIFRRGAFAPKAGRHLVSPSMTMAEIATALESPPLPEDKPFVIVEGWRLRDTDAALAAAKLITPGAYVEAASHPERYKAPFQLPQGTLEGYLYPETYGVVPGAFNVEELIQRQLDTFAERFYLPHREALARGKRTLHEVVVMASMLEREEPVPAQRAIVAGILWKRIDKGFPLGVDATSRYSLSEWNDRKAFLQRLRDTTDPWNTRHRKGLPPGAIGSPTVESLQAALAPQSNEYWYYLHDSERRLHPSRNAEEHEALRRKYNVY, encoded by the coding sequence ATGAAGCGTCTTCTATGGGTCCTGTTCGGGGTGGTCATCCTCGGCGTGGTTGCGGCGGGTGGCGCCTGGGTCTGGGTACAACGGGAAGTGCAGCGGGCCGCGGCGCCTCCAGGGGCGCCGACGGTGGAATTCGTCGTCTCCAAGGGCACCACGGGGCGTGGCCTGGGGCGGCAGCTCGTCTCCGCGAAGCTCATCAATGATGGCCGGATGTGGCGCTGGTTCATCTTCCGCCGCGGCGCGTTCGCCCCCAAGGCGGGAAGGCACCTGGTGAGCCCGTCCATGACGATGGCGGAGATCGCCACCGCGCTCGAGTCTCCCCCGCTGCCCGAGGACAAGCCCTTCGTCATCGTCGAGGGCTGGCGTCTGCGCGACACCGACGCCGCGCTCGCCGCCGCGAAGCTCATCACCCCGGGGGCCTACGTGGAGGCCGCCAGCCACCCCGAGCGCTACAAGGCCCCCTTCCAGCTCCCCCAGGGCACCCTGGAGGGCTACCTCTACCCGGAGACGTATGGCGTCGTGCCCGGGGCGTTCAACGTGGAGGAGCTCATCCAGCGCCAGCTCGACACCTTCGCCGAGCGCTTCTATCTCCCCCATCGCGAGGCGCTGGCACGGGGCAAGCGCACCCTTCACGAGGTGGTGGTCATGGCCTCCATGCTCGAGCGTGAGGAGCCCGTACCCGCCCAGCGCGCCATCGTGGCGGGCATCCTCTGGAAGCGGATCGACAAGGGCTTTCCCCTGGGTGTGGATGCCACCTCGCGCTACAGCCTGAGCGAGTGGAATGATCGCAAGGCCTTCCTCCAGCGGCTGCGCGACACGACGGACCCCTGGAACACGCGCCACCGCAAGGGCCTGCCACCAGGCGCCATCGGCTCGCCCACCGTGGAGTCGCTCCAGGCGGCGCTCGCCCCCCAGAGCAACGAGTACTGGTACTACCTGCACGACTCCGAGCGGCGCCTGCACCCCTCGCGCAACGCCGAGGAGCACGAAGCGCTGCGCCGCAAATACAACGTGTATTAG